The following coding sequences lie in one Prochlorococcus marinus XMU1411 genomic window:
- the uvrA gene encoding excinuclease ABC subunit UvrA, with protein sequence MVNKISNSFKGDNEINIRGARQHNLKNIDLSLPRNKFIVFTGVSGSGKSSLAFDTIFAEGQRRYVESLSAYARQFLGQVDKPDVDNIEGLSPAISIDQKSTSHNPRSTVGTVTEIQDYLRLLFGRAGEPHCHHCGIPIAPQTIDEMVDQILLLPEGTRYQLLAPVVRGKKGTHTKLISGLAAEGFARVRINGEVRELVDSIELDKNRTHNIEVVVDRLIAREGIQERLNDSLQTCLKRGDGLAIVEVVPKKGENLPPNLEREKLYSENYACPVHGSIVEELSPRLFSFNSPYGACPDCHGIGYLKKFTADRVIPDKTLPVYAAIAPWSEKDNTYYFSLLYSVGQAYGFELKTPWKDLSDLQRKVLLLGSDKPILIQADSRFKTSSGFERPFEGILPILERQFNEANGELAKQKLEKYLELVPCKTCSGKRLRPEALAVKLGPYNITDLTSISVAETLTHIERIMGLGKTKKDNISLSEKQKQICELVLKEIRLRLKFLINVGLDYLTLDRPAMTLSGGEAQRIRLATQIGAGLTGVLYVLDEPSIGLHQRDNDRLLETLKSLRDLGNTLVVVEHDEDTMKSADYLVDIGPGAGVYGGEIIAKGSYQDVLQSERSLTGAYLSGRKSIPTPKERRSSVKKSLLLNKCSKNNLKNISVEFPLGRLVSVTGVSGSGKSTLINELLHPALCHSLGLKVPFPQGVEELKGIKAIDKVIVIDQSPIGRTPRSNPATYTGAFDPIRQIFTATVEAKARGYQAGQFSFNVKGGRCEACKGQGVNVIEMNFLPDVYVQCEVCKGARFNRETLQVKYKGFNISDVLEMTVEQAAENFSAIPQASDRLSTLVDVGLGYVKLGQPAPTLSGGEAQRVKLATELSKRATGKTLYLIDEPTTGLSFYDVHKLMDVIQRLVDKGNSVIVIEHNLDVIRCSDWIIDLGPDGGDKGGEIIAEGIPEDVAKHPTSHTAKYLKKVLK encoded by the coding sequence GGCTCGTCAGCACAATTTAAAAAATATCGACTTATCTCTGCCTAGAAATAAATTTATAGTTTTTACAGGTGTGAGTGGAAGCGGTAAAAGTTCTTTAGCTTTTGATACGATTTTCGCTGAAGGTCAAAGAAGATATGTTGAGAGTCTGTCGGCATACGCGAGGCAATTTCTGGGTCAAGTAGACAAACCAGATGTTGATAATATTGAGGGCTTATCACCTGCTATTTCAATTGATCAAAAGTCTACAAGTCATAATCCTCGATCAACAGTAGGAACAGTTACAGAGATACAAGATTACCTAAGATTGTTGTTTGGTCGTGCTGGCGAGCCACATTGTCATCACTGTGGTATTCCAATTGCGCCTCAAACAATTGATGAGATGGTTGATCAAATTCTTCTATTACCAGAGGGAACAAGGTACCAATTATTGGCTCCTGTTGTTAGAGGAAAGAAAGGAACACATACAAAATTAATAAGTGGATTAGCTGCTGAGGGCTTCGCTCGGGTAAGAATCAACGGAGAAGTCAGAGAACTTGTTGATAGTATTGAATTAGATAAAAATCGAACTCATAATATTGAGGTAGTAGTTGACAGATTAATTGCAAGAGAAGGAATACAAGAAAGATTAAATGATTCTCTACAAACTTGTCTCAAAAGAGGAGATGGTTTAGCAATAGTAGAAGTTGTTCCAAAAAAAGGAGAAAACTTACCTCCTAATTTGGAACGAGAAAAACTTTATTCAGAAAATTATGCATGTCCTGTACATGGATCAATTGTTGAGGAACTTTCTCCTAGATTATTTTCTTTTAATAGCCCATATGGGGCCTGTCCAGATTGTCATGGTATTGGTTATTTAAAAAAATTTACTGCGGATAGGGTTATACCAGATAAAACATTACCTGTTTATGCTGCAATAGCTCCTTGGAGTGAAAAAGATAATACTTATTACTTCTCTTTGCTTTATTCTGTAGGACAAGCTTATGGTTTTGAATTAAAAACCCCTTGGAAAGATTTAAGTGATTTGCAAAGAAAAGTTCTACTATTGGGATCAGATAAACCAATATTAATTCAAGCTGATAGTCGATTTAAAACTTCTAGTGGTTTTGAAAGACCATTTGAGGGAATTTTACCAATACTAGAAAGACAATTTAATGAAGCTAATGGAGAATTAGCTAAACAAAAATTAGAAAAGTATCTAGAATTAGTCCCATGTAAAACCTGTTCTGGCAAAAGATTAAGACCTGAGGCTTTGGCCGTTAAACTTGGTCCATACAATATCACTGACTTAACCTCTATAAGTGTTGCTGAAACCCTAACTCACATAGAGCGTATCATGGGATTAGGTAAGACTAAAAAGGATAATATATCTTTATCAGAAAAACAAAAGCAGATATGTGAATTGGTTTTAAAAGAAATTCGCTTACGTTTAAAGTTTTTAATTAATGTTGGTTTAGATTATTTAACTTTAGATAGACCAGCTATGACTTTGTCTGGCGGAGAGGCTCAGCGTATTAGATTAGCTACTCAAATAGGCGCAGGGCTTACTGGTGTTTTATATGTTTTAGATGAGCCAAGTATTGGTTTACATCAGAGAGACAATGATAGGTTATTAGAAACATTAAAAAGCTTAAGAGACCTTGGCAATACTTTAGTAGTAGTTGAACATGATGAAGATACAATGAAATCCGCAGATTATTTAGTAGATATTGGCCCAGGGGCAGGTGTTTATGGTGGGGAAATTATTGCTAAGGGGTCATATCAAGATGTTCTGCAATCAGAGAGGTCTTTAACTGGGGCTTATCTCAGTGGTAGGAAATCGATTCCTACTCCAAAAGAACGTAGATCATCTGTAAAAAAAAGTTTACTTTTAAATAAATGTTCTAAAAATAATTTAAAAAATATATCTGTAGAATTTCCTTTAGGAAGATTAGTTTCTGTAACTGGTGTTAGCGGTAGTGGGAAAAGTACCTTGATAAATGAATTACTACACCCTGCTTTGTGTCATTCTTTAGGATTAAAAGTTCCTTTTCCTCAAGGGGTAGAGGAGTTAAAGGGTATAAAAGCAATTGATAAGGTTATCGTTATTGATCAATCTCCAATTGGAAGGACACCAAGATCAAACCCTGCTACTTACACTGGTGCTTTTGATCCTATAAGGCAGATATTTACTGCCACAGTTGAAGCTAAAGCGAGAGGATATCAGGCTGGCCAGTTTAGTTTTAATGTGAAAGGAGGAAGATGTGAAGCGTGTAAAGGCCAGGGAGTTAACGTTATCGAAATGAATTTTTTACCTGATGTGTATGTTCAATGTGAAGTTTGCAAAGGAGCTCGCTTTAATAGGGAAACTCTTCAAGTTAAATATAAAGGTTTTAATATATCTGACGTTCTAGAGATGACTGTTGAACAAGCTGCAGAAAATTTTTCTGCTATACCTCAAGCTTCTGATAGATTATCTACATTAGTAGATGTCGGCTTAGGATATGTTAAATTAGGCCAACCTGCTCCTACATTATCTGGAGGAGAGGCTCAAAGAGTTAAGTTAGCCACAGAATTATCTAAAAGGGCTACTGGAAAAACTCTATATTTGATTGATGAACCAACTACAGGTCTAAGTTTTTATGATGTCCATAAATTAATGGATGTGATACAACGTTTGGTAGATAAAGGGAATTCTGTAATTGTTATCGAACATAATTTAGATGTTATTAGATGTTCTGATTGGATTATTGATTTAGGACCTGATGGAGGAGATAAAGGCGGCGAAATTATTGCAGAAGGTATTCCTGAAGATGTAGCTAAACATCCCA